The Sorex araneus isolate mSorAra2 chromosome 5, mSorAra2.pri, whole genome shotgun sequence genome has a segment encoding these proteins:
- the LOC101543177 gene encoding cytochrome P450 4A7-like has translation MSVSVLSPTRSLGSFSGLLQVAFLLGLVLLLLKAVQLYLQRQWMLKAVQQFPSPPSHWLFGHSKEFQDNKELPQQLKRIEKFSCACPRWLWGSRVIMVVYDPDYMKVILGRSDPKSTIPYRFGAPWIGYGLLLLNGQTWFQHRRMLTPAFHYDILKPYVGLTADSVRVMLDKWEKLNRNGVPLDIFGHVSLMTLDTIMKCAFSHPSSLQTDRKNLSYTQAIEDLKNLFFSRVRNFFHQNDFIYSLTPAGRSYAKACQIAHEHTDRVIRQRKMQLQNENELEKIRKKRHLDFLDILLFAKSEDGSGLSDKDLRAEVDTFMFEGHDTTASGISWILYALATHPEHQQQCREELQSLLEDGSSITWDHMDKMPYTTMCIKEAMRIYPPVPGVTRQLSSPVTFPDGRSLPKGISVNLSIYGLHHNPNVWPNPEVFDPSRFAPGAPRHSHAYLPFSGGSRNCIGKQFAMNEIKVAVALTLLRFELAPDPSRVPIPNAKLVLNSENGIHLYLKKLT, from the exons ATGAGTGTCTCCgttctgagtcccaccagatCCCTGGGCAGTTTCTCTGGGCTCCTGCAAGTGGCCTTCCTGCTAGGCCTGGTGTTGCTGCTGCTCAAGGCTGTCCAGCTCTACCTGCAACGCCAGTGGATGCTTAAGGCTGTCCAGCAGTTCCCATCACCTCCCTCCCACTGGCTCTTCGGGCATTCCAAGGAG TTCCAAGATAATAAAGAGCTGCCTCAGCAACTGAAAAGGATAGAGAAGTTTTCATGTGCCTGTCCTCGCTGGCTATGGGGCTCAAGGGTCATTATGGTGGTCTATGACCCTGACTACATGAAGGTGATTCTGGGGCGATCAG ACCCAAAGTCTACCATTCCCTATAGATTCGGGGCTCCCTGGATTG GGTATGGTTTGCTCCTGTTGAATGGACAGACCTGGTTCCAGCACCGGCGCATGCTGACCCCAGCTTTCCATTATGACATCCTCAAGCCTTACGTGGGGCTCACAGCTGATTCTGTGCGAGTGATGCTG GACAAATGGGAAAAGCTCAACAGGAACGGTGTCCCCTTGGACATCTTCGGACACGTCTCCTTGATGACGCTGGACACCATCATGAAGTGCGCCTTCAGCCACCCCAGCAGCCTGCAGACTGACAG GAAGAACCTCTCCTATACACAGGCCATCGAGGACCTAAAGAACCTCTTCTTTTCCCGGGTGAGGAATTTCTTCCACCAGAATGACTTCATCTACAGCCTAACCCCCGCTGGCCGCAGCTATGCCAAGGCCTGCCAGATCGCCCATGAGCACACAG ACCGTGTGATCCGGCAGAGGAAGATGCAGCTGCAGAATGAGAACGAGCTAGAAAAGATCAGGAAGAAGAGGCACCTGGATTTCCTGGACATCCTGCTCTTTGCCAAG TCAGAGGACGGGAGCGGCCTGTCTGACAAGGACCTGCGGGCAGAAGTGGACACGTTCATGTTCGAGGGTCATGACACCACAGCCAGCGGCATCTCCTGGATCCTCTATGCACTGGCCACACAccccgagcaccagcagcagTGCCGGGAGGAGCTCCAGAGCCTGCTGGAAGATGGCTCCTCCATCACCTG ggaccacatggacaAGATGCCCTACACCACCATGTGCATCAAGGAGGCGATGCGTATCTACCCGCCCGTGCCTGGTGTGACCAGACAGCTCAGCTCACCTGTCACCTTCCCTGATGGGCGCTCCCTACCCAAAG gaaTCTCAGTGAACCTGTCCATTTATGGCCTTCACCACAACCCAAATGTGTggcccaacccagag GTGTTTGACCCTTCCCGGTTTGCACCAGGTGCTCCTCGGCACAGCCACGCGTACCTGCCCTTCTCAGGGGGCTCCAG GAACTGCATCGGCAAGCAGTTTGCCATGAATGAGATAAAGGTGGCTGTGGCACTGACCCTGCTCCGCTTTGAGCTGGCTCCTGACCCCTCCAGGGTCCCTATTCCCAATGCTAAACTTGTGCTGAATTCGGAGAATGGAATCCACCTCTACCTCAAGAAACTCACATAA